In Candidatus Zixiibacteriota bacterium, a single genomic region encodes these proteins:
- the mdh gene encoding malate dehydrogenase, with protein MRKKVAIIGAGHVGESCAMYLAEKNICDITVIDIIEDMPQGKCLDLSQAGPIVGYDGKIEGSNDMAAIEGVDLIVHTAGLPRKPGMSREDLLNKNANIIGGMAEAAKKHAPNAMILMVANPLDIMTYHAWKVSGFPTNRVFGQAGILDSTRFRTFVAWELGVSMNDIQAMVLGGHGDTMVPVPSYTTVSGIPITELLSKEKIDELAQRTRVGGGEIVKLLKTGSAYYAPAAATVQMVDSILNDRKRVMPLSAYVDGPYGIKGQYIGVPVILGAGGVEKIFELKLNDEDKKALQVSAETYKGTLGELGY; from the coding sequence GTGAGGAAAAAGGTCGCAATCATTGGCGCGGGACATGTTGGCGAAAGCTGTGCTATGTACTTAGCCGAAAAAAATATTTGCGATATCACAGTAATTGATATCATTGAGGATATGCCTCAGGGTAAATGTCTTGATCTATCTCAAGCGGGTCCGATTGTTGGTTATGACGGCAAGATTGAGGGTTCTAATGATATGGCCGCAATTGAAGGCGTGGATTTGATTGTCCATACCGCAGGATTGCCTCGTAAACCTGGTATGAGCCGCGAGGATTTACTTAACAAAAACGCCAACATCATTGGCGGAATGGCAGAAGCCGCTAAAAAGCATGCTCCCAATGCTATGATACTGATGGTAGCTAACCCGCTGGATATTATGACATATCATGCCTGGAAAGTTTCCGGTTTCCCGACAAACAGAGTGTTTGGTCAGGCTGGTATTCTCGATTCGACGCGTTTCCGCACCTTCGTTGCCTGGGAACTTGGCGTTTCCATGAATGACATTCAGGCTATGGTTTTAGGTGGTCATGGCGATACTATGGTGCCGGTTCCATCTTATACGACTGTCAGCGGAATTCCTATTACCGAACTGCTCTCGAAAGAGAAAATAGACGAGCTTGCTCAGAGAACCCGTGTCGGCGGAGGCGAAATTGTCAAGCTGCTTAAGACCGGTTCGGCTTACTATGCCCCGGCGGCGGCGACTGTTCAGATGGTTGACTCGATATTAAACGACCGCAAACGCGTTATGCCGTTATCGGCTTATGTTGATGGCCCTTATGGCATTAAAGGTCAATATATCGGTGTTCCGGTAATATTGGGCGCTGGCGGTGTCGAGAAGATTTTCGAATTGAAGCTCAATGATGAAGACAAAAAAGCGCTGCAAGTCTCAGCTGAGACATATAAGGGAACACTGGGCGAACTCGGTTATTAA